The Arachis ipaensis cultivar K30076 chromosome B03, Araip1.1, whole genome shotgun sequence region TGCTACTAACCCAGTATTTCACGAGCATACAAAGCATATTGAGGCTGATTGTCACATTGTGAGGGATAAATTGCAAGAGGGCTTAATTAATCTTTTACCACTTTCTACACATGAACAAGTGGCAGACATCATGACTAAGCCTCTGGCACCAGGACCGTTCAACACATTGTGTAGCAAGCTTGGGTTGTTGGACATCTTTATGTCCAACCCTCCCAGCTTGAAGGAGGGTATTACCTGATATAACATATATACTGCTGTTTGTTGTATTTATAATGAGTTAGCTTTAGTTAGTTCTCCCCTGTTTTGCTAGTGCAGGTTAGTATAGTATATATACATTTGCTAGTTGCTATAAGAGTTACGAAAAACATTTCTTTGAGAGAAGTCATAATGAAAGTGAACACTTTTGGCTCTGAATCTGAACTTTCTTATCTCTTCCCTCACACACCTTCAATAGAAGGAATAAAGAAATATTTTCTCCTTCATATAAAGGTCAGTCGATGCCAAGGATTCCATAATCCTCTTTGTACAAAGTATTCAAAGGACGTTCAAAAGATACAAGTTGCTGCAGAGTCATTGGAAAAGAGATGAATGCCACATAAAATGGAGACCTCTTTCCTTAGGGTGGATAAAAATCAATTTTGATGGACCTGTCGTGGAAGATATGGGCAAGGCAAGGTGTGGTAGACTATTAAAAAATGAACATGGATGTTGGATAGCAGGTTACATGCAAAATATTgggaagaagaatttcattttGTTGATAAACTTGATCGAAAACTATGTAAAATTATTGGTGATGATACTAGAGAGGTGCTCATAACCCGAGTAATCTCGTCTCTATTATTTTTGAGTCTCGATTCCATTTGtcaaccgaaaaaaaaaaagggatatgAAAGCCTGGAAGCTAGTCAGCTAGGATTTCAGAGCATAATTGTACCAAATTATCTGAACCACCAAACCACTTTTAGAAAAGCCTAAATGACAAAAAATCATGATAGTTATAAACAATAACAAAAAAGGCAAGCATAAAAAAAGAGGAattaatagtttaattttgatgtatgaatcgcgtaaaatattttatatatttatcatATCAAATGTAtgtatttagatattttttaaataataaaattaaaaattaattattttaatgggttaaaatatttttatactaaCTATCCTGAAAAAGTATGTAAAAATTAATGTCTAATGATAAAAGGCTGTTAGATGTATAATCAATTCATGTAATACAAGATTGAAAAAAAATCGCACCCATAAAATATATTGTAGGCAACAAATCCTAACAATAAAAGTAGAACTAAAATTTATCTTAGACATATAAACTCTAATCAAATTAAACATCAACATAATTTTAGAAACTTTAAAAAATAccatgaataaaaaaatatattttattcaaaataacgGAAAAAACAAACCAACCAACCTCAGCATGGTAGCATTAGCATATACTGGTACAGGCTAGCAATAGCATAcgcaatggaaaatgaaatgtaACCAATAACTAACCAGTGACTGTGTACGAGTAAATCCACAGATATTTTAATAAATTCAAATCCGTCCATAAGCAATTAAGCATGAAGTGAGTGACCATTGTTTTCCAACCTCAAATTTAAACCAACTTCCAAATTTGCTAAAATCACATTTAAGAGTTAAGAGTAAGACCCACGCCTCGCCATAGCGAAACTCTCCATTCTCCCTAAGAAACTCAGATAGAAGACGAAGACAAAGCACGTAAACCAAACGGCGTCGTTTCTAATTTTCAATTAGATTCAGAAATacgtagagagagagagagaatggggAGTTTAGGAGCGATTATGAAGCATCCAGATGATTTGTATCCGTTGCTGAAGCTGAAAATGGCGGCGAAGAAGGCCGAGAAGCAGATCCCGCCGGAGCCGCACTGGAGATTCTGCTACACCATGCTCCACAAGGTTTCTAGAAGCTTCGCACTCGTCATTCAGCAGCTCGGTACCGACCTTCGCAACGCCGTGAGTTTACCTTCGCGTTTTGTTTTCGTCTGCGATTTCCGATTTTCGTTTGCATCTGGATTTGATTTATGccgttattttattttaatattttctgAATCGAGTTGTTTCTTACTCGAATCCGATACCTATGCATCTTTATTTGCAGGTTTGCATATTTTATTTGGTTCTTCGAGCGTTGGATACCGTTGGTACGCTTTCATTTCTTGAACGATCACGATATTGCTTGTTGTGTCTCGTAGTTTATGATCatgataaattgataatgatgtatttttttcattttactGCATGTTATGATGTTCAATTTCTATTTTGGCTTCGTTTcggttttttcttctttcttttctatatatgtaatgataatttatttatttatttatttattgttagtGTATTTTTAAGTATTGAATGTGAAGCAGGGCTTTTCAACATACGATTTGGAAAATTCTAGTTATTGATACGTTGACGATTTATTTCTAGCCATTAAATTTGAAATTATAAGCAAATTATATCTGGACTTGTTAGGATGTGGAAATTCTGTGGATTTGGAAACTGTGTTAAGTCTCAGATTGATCTACTGCACATATTGCGGCTGTTGCCATTGACCATTTCTTTAGAAGGAATGTGACATTTCTGAGAAATTATGGTTCCATCTTTAGACTAAACATGCTTGGTTTAGAGTGTGTTCAATGTTTGATGTCAACAGACATTCATTAGAATGTGCATTCGCCTTGTTGGTGACTTGATGTTAGGTAAGACGCAAATCACGATTGTTGCTAAAACTTTTGGTTTTTTGTTCTCTTGACAGAGGATGATACCAGCATAGATACAGATGTCAAAGTGCCAATACTAATAGcttttcataatcacatatatgatcgtGATTGGCACTTTTCATGTAAGTGTCTTTTATTTTGCTCCTCTTTTTAGGTAAAAGTAAATGCCATGGAGAATAAGGTCCATTCTTATATAATCAACTTTCTTCCATCATGTTGTTTCCTTCAATTTAACCATATCAAACTTTTCTATATCAGAAATTGGATTGGACTTTGAACTAAAGTCCAATCCAATTGGTTATAATAAAGGCAACCTTTATCTAACTTTGGAAAATTGGTGATATATTTACACCTCAAATTTTGTTGATGCTGAACtacttataatttttttgtatgtaACAAGGTGGCACAAACAACTACAAAGTTCTAATGGACCAGTTTCATCATGTTTCAACTGCTTTTCTGGAACTTGGAAAGGGGTTAGTTTTTCTCCTTTAATATTCTGTGGTACTTGGGTTCCACTTGTTTCTGTTTATCTCCATCATTTTCCAATCAGCAGCAGCACTTtggttttattttcaattttctggCCATTGTTTTTTATTACTTTTGTGGCATGCTGTTGCTGTGGACTGTGGAGATTGTCAAGGTCTTACATCTTTAGAATAGCTACCTAATATATAAACGGTATGTGGCTGATGAATACAGTCAATTGTTCCTACTTACATTGACTGCAGAGGTTTCGCACTTGTATATTCTTTTCTCTGCTACAATTACAAAACAGTTTGTCGTCATCTGAGTAATATTCATCTAATGATGCTACCATTACATGCAAAATATCTTAGACTTAAGGAGGGTCTAATTCCATAATTTGTCTGTGATTGTATTTTCATGTTAAATAAGTGAACTGGGGATTTATGAGATGTGTGCTATATGGACTGTAAATTCACTGTCTTTTATCAGCTTTTCATCAGTGTATATGTGACTGACTGACTGGAGTTTTGCGATACATTCTACTATGCAGCTACCAAGAAGCAATTGAGGATATTACGAAAAGGATGGGTGCAGGAATGGCCAAATTTATTTGCAAGGAGGTCTGGCATACATGTCTTCTATAGTTCTATTATTTAAACTATAAAGTGGGTTTAAAATAGTTTAAACTATTTTATTCTTTCGGATGGTTGCCTCATAGTTCTGAATTTTACTGTTATCGAACTTTATAGATTTTTGCCTCCAGTTATATTATCTAGATATTTTCCCCCAGTTGACAAAAGTTCTCACATTGTATAATGAAGGTCTTGGAAGCACAGATAATGAAGATATGTTTTACTTaatgataattatttttttttacaatagTATATTATTAAGGTATGGCTAACATGTTTTAAAGTTTTTTCTTCAATAAatgcattcataaacataaaatttgggttttccttgaaaaaaatatatacatcgGTAACCTTAACAAGTGTTAGCTAAACCCTTATTACTATTATAGCATCTATCCCAGAAAATCTGATATACAGAGCTCTGCTTcaccgggtttagggtttagaaagATTATCTCGATTGAGTCCAAGAGATTTTATTTTTCCCCTCAATTTGCAGGTAGAAACAATTGATGACTATGATGAATATTGTCACTACGTGGCAGGACTTGTTGGGTTAGGTTTATCAAAGCTTTTCCATGCCTCTGGTTCAGAAGATCTTGCTCCAGATGACCTCTCCAATTCAATGGGCTTGTTTCTGCAGGTATGATGGTAGTACTATCTAGTAAAACAGTATGTAAACAATCATTATGCTTCAGTTAAGAACCTTTTGATATTGCAGAAAGCAAACATTATGCGAGATTATTTGGAAGACATCAATGAGATCCCCAAGTCACGAATGTTTTGGCCTCGGCAGATCTGGAGTAAATATGTTAACAAACTTGAGGTCTGTCTCCCTAAGAACTTATATTTATTCTATGACGGTTAGAATCTTCTCCTATTACACAATAATATGAAACAGTCAcattatgtgtgtgtgtgtgagagagagagagagagagagagagagagagagagagNNNNNNNNNNNNNNNNNNNNNNNNNNNNNNNNNNNNNNNNNNNNNAGAGTACCTTCAACCCTATTGTGTTGCTTTTCATTTGTGAGTACTATGAGTAATGAGTGGATGTCGATTCTTTATTTATAATCGATAACATTCTTATCACTGGTTGGTACGGGTGAAAACAACATTTCCTGTCAGACTAGTTTGTTCTGCACTCACGAATGCCTTTCTTCTGTCTTAATGTAATAATGTGCACGTGTAAGATTCTCTTCTTTCTTACTCCAGTTTAAATTTTGTTATCCAGGAGCTGAAATATCCGGAGAATTCCATCAAGGCAGTGCAATGCTTAAATGACATGGTCACTAACGCTCTGATGCATGCCGAAGATTCTTTAAAGTACATGTCTGCATTAAGAGACCTGGCTATATTTCGCTTTTGTGCTATTCCCCAGGTTCGGTTAAGTTGCTTAATTAATTTTGATGTTGGGTAATTTGTCTTGCAAAGCTATATTAGATTTCAATAAAAGCTTCTCACTCTAgttaagataaaataaataaataaaaatcatgCAACATTACAATCTATTATATCCATGAGGTGTTTTGCAAACTCCAGCGATGGAACTTGCAGCGGAATCACAATTTCATGTACAATTAACGTGATAGATCTTCCATTGGCTGATTGATTTTCTAGGTTAGGAGTGTCAACTTTTTACTGTGTAACCTTGCTGGTTTGATTTggttaatattataatattactaGTATTACTATTTTTACTCCTAATAACATTACgagaatataaatcttttaaaattacgtCGATTTTGCAATGACATTATAAATTAtgacaaaaaatttataaaatcaaactattttTACAAAAAGATCGTAGAAGACAAAAGTTTCCGTCGACTAAAAAGACCAGGTCTCCGTAGATaagtaaaaatcaaataataagatttttagttattattttcatgtaaaaaagtttaattttttattaataattaattttaacattactTATCTAAAGTTTGAAAGAATTTAACGTATATACTTTTACATTTGATTAGGTAAAAGGGAGAGAAGTAGATAAGAGAATGTAGGAAGagagtttattaattttagaaaaaaatatttcctCTCATATTTTAATAAGAAAGGGTCATATCacacatttttattattaaattagtaagtaatatataatataaatacatGGATATTATCATGTTAATCTTATATTTAGAGTTCATTTCTTGGTTACTTTATAGTTTCTATCATTTCTTGATGATATGCATATTATGCTCGATAAATCTGCATATGACAATAGCTACCTTtcacaccttttttttttttccatagcAAGTTGGATGTTTATTTGACAATTTTTGTGATAGATAATGGCAATTGGGACAATTGCATTGTGCTATAACAACATCGAAGTCTTCAGAGGTGTAGTAAAAATGAGGCGTGGTAAGTTAAACATTTCAATGCCAATATCTTTTTGAAGTCTTCCACTTAACGCATGCTGGAATATAAAGATAAAATTGGTATAAAATAGTGGGGCAAAGATATATGGAAGTCCAATGAATAAGTGAACTGCTGCAATTTGCTCTAGGTAACTGTGTGTAGAAAGAATCTTCTTAAAACTATATCTTGGATTCTCTTTACTTTCGGATTAACATATACAACCAGTGCCAATTGTGTAGTCATTTATTACGGTTTCCTCCTCTCTTTACAAGATGNNNNNNNNNNNNNNNNNNNNNNNNNNNNNNNNNNNNNNNNNNNNNNNNNNNNNNNNNNNNNNNNNNTTGATGGTCTTTTGTGCattgttatttatttatgtttttaaatAAGGATTAAATAAGCTGTTTACAAACGCTTTTTGGTTATGATTTATAGGTTTAACTGCCAAAGTGATTGACCGAACAAAGACAATGGCTGATGTTTATGGTGCATTCTTTGATTTTGCTTGTATATTGGAGTCCAAGGTATGAAGAATTCATGCTTCTTAACAAATTATGATTACGTTTGCAACACGAGAATGTGGATGCGCTACTTTTGTTTATCCTAATCGAACTCAAGCTGTCTTTCAGTTTCAAGGATTTTCTTAGAGCTCACATTTTCCAACTAAGAAAGTTTGGCATTTTTTCATTGTAGGTTGACAAAAATGATCCCAATGCTACAAAAACATTGAGCAGGCTGCAATCTATACAGAAGACTTGCAGAGAATCTGGTCTCCTAAGTAAAAGGCAGACAACTATCTTAGTACCTTCAAAACTCAAAAGCTACCCTTTTTACATTAACAATTTAACAAACCTTCAATTTATTTGAACAGGAAATCTTACATTGTGAATGGGAACGGATATAGCTCCACCATGgcaagtttttttcttttttctcttttaacTATGCATttcttaattatatttatataccgATGTTAATGCAAATTGTTCCCTTGCAGATCTTCATCCTGATCATCACGTTTTCCATCCTTTTTGCATATCTCTCTGCTAACCGCCAAAACATTTAGTGTACGTTCTATTGTTGGTTCTAATGTATTGTATATatgtaacaaattaaaaatataaccaCTTATATTTTCTAATAATTGTTcacttcttttatttttgtagtATTTTAAGCCTTCTTGCCTTTCTGTCTTTCTGACCTTGGATGGCATTCCTCATCCGACACAATGTGAAGCCTTGCAGGCAGTAGTTTAATGGCTAAAGTAATTTGTCGTGTGTTGTAGTAACTGAAAATGAACAGTGTAATATATAGTTCCTGTAGGCTTGTGATAGATTAACTTTACGAAAACTGTCATTAATACGTCTTGAACTCTTGATATACTTGCATAGAGTTGGAATGCCAAATCATTTcagatatatttatattttatatactaACCTTTCCTTCTTTTCCTGTTTAAGAAAAACAGGTTCAAGTATCGAACTTTCGGCATAGCTGTCAAGAATACGGGTAAGGATATTCGGGGGCAGTTTATATcggttttgaaagaaaaattaattcgattgaaaatatataatttatttatttttttggattagatcattttgattttatttttaaatttaattcaattcGATCTAAACTACTACGATTAAAATGGAATCGATTTATTctagttttaaaaaataaaattgttattttattattaaaaatagaaataagtAAATTTGATTTTACATTTACAAAATACTTACCAAACAATAATAATACATGACTAAGATAAAAATgtaacaaattaaatatattgtaagttaaattttgaatttaataataGAACAATGGTATCATATCGCATTGTGcaatttgaattgaattagaCAGTTGTTGAATTTTGAGAAATAAATCTAAAATTTGATCCAATCATGTAATTtgctaaatttttataaaaaaaattaagagtggTAATATTCAAAAATTGCTAAAGGGATGATAATTTAATATAGAATCATTATAAATAAAGTGATGAAATCATTCAGCTTTGGGATAAAAGTGTAGGATCACATTTCTATCaaagttattttattttgatctcaattaaaataaaaatttacaatGTTTACGGTTTacaagaattaaaaaataaaaatgcttttttaaatataaaataatcaattgtgcacttttacttgaaaaataaatataacaatataatattaaattaaatgaaTATTTAATTTTTGGGTAATGGAAGAATTTTTCGTTATGCTTTGCCAAGTGTCTAATTAAGACTCAAGTGGGGAAAAAAACCAAGGTTCTAAACGTCTAACCAGTAATTGAATTAGTAGAATCAGAAATTCAAAACTTTAAACCTTAAAAAATTCaaatgaagttcaaattggaATTTAACCagttagaataaaataatatttatataaaatatatattcttttagaaaaaatttaattcttttttattttgttattttaaaccAATTAATCGCTAAAAGTTAGACCGGTTTAACAAATAATCAATTTTTTGACCGGTTTTTTCAATCATTTTATCAGTTTGTAACCAATCAAATTTTTGTTTAAACCGAATCGATCTACTGATTTTTTATTAACCCGATTGAGCCGTTCTATTCGGTCCAATTTTCAAAACACTAAGAAAAAAGAAtacattatattattaatttattactaTAATTTAGAACGTAGGAATAGTTAAGAAATCTAACATTTTTAATAACAGATATTTATATTAaccaaaatataattaaaaataattgtgCTACAATATGCAATTAAAAAAGCAATTTTGAACATTAAAATGCTAATGGCACTAAATACTAGGTTTTTAGCTTCGTCTAATTCAACCCTCATCCTTGCACAATATCCCTTAACCGCATATAAGTGAACTGAAGATGCAATAAAATTTTGGCAGAAATAGCACAAAACCAAGCTATGAAAGATAAAAAGAAACAGACTGAGGCAACTAAATAGCAAATAGCAAAAGATGACAACATATTTATACATTATGTAATTGGTAACCACAAGGGAATAGCTGGCATTTTCTATCATAAATCATTTTTTTCTATGCTAAGAACACATTATCCACCATAAGTACAAAGCATCACACACATAAAAATACCCCGGGTTAAGAAAACCAAACCCAACAGGAGAAAGTTCAAAACACTTCAGCCACCTTGCTAGCAAGAACCCGTTCCCTTCTTTCAATGTAACTAAATGGAAACCAACCTGCTTTTCCTTTGCATTCACCCTCGGCCCACCCATTATTTGTTACCTGTGAAAATCACAGCAATCATACCGGGGGAACAGAAAAATGGGACCCGTTTGGTATGGAAGGAAACAGAAAAGGGGACCAGTTTGGTATGGAAGGAACAGAAAATTGTGAACCATAACTGCTTGAGTCGGGACACAAGGCACATCATAAAAGATGACAAAACAATCATTGTATGTTGAATCAGTTATAACATACTCACGTTCTGACTGCATAATTATTGATATATCAGTGCTAAAGAAATCCAAGTCGAATGCCTCCCCACGAATGTAATGCCATGTCTAAGCCCTTATTTGGTTCGAAGAGTTAAAGAAAGCTAGTTATATTAGATACAGCACAATACTAACCTTTCGGACAACAACATAATCACCAACTGAAAGATTCAACTCCACTTCAGACACAGCAGAGTACGGAAACAAAACCTGCAAGAATAGTAGAAATTATAAATAGCACATCAGCATTCCTTTTCAATATTAGACCTGTAAGTGTAACCCTTTGTATTCGTATAAGGAACAGTCTCCTACTAACCTCGCCTAAGAAGTAACCCATGCTATCAGTTGATCCATTACTTGCCTGAGAAGCATAGACACCATTAGCTTCCTCATATGACGGTGGTGGTGGCATACTCTCATCCACACTAGGAGCAGGAGCAGGAGCAGCTTCAATTCGATGACGTTCAGATATCATCTATTGTTGAATATACATATGAAGGGCAGCCCAGTGCACAAACATCCCGCGTTAACGCAGATGTTTATAATAAATGAAAATGACCTATCTTTCAGATGGCATATTTGACATCTACAAGGCAAATAGAAAAAACATGACATAATGATATGGTTTCTTACCTCACCCTCAAGCTGATCAAGAATTTGTAGCACTATTTGATGATATGCACGCTCTGCTTCAACCTTGAGAACCGGAAATTGATTGCATTCATCATAACTCAGATACAATATTTCCTTAAATTGGAGAGTTGCATAATcataaagtaaaaatttaatacCATAGCTATAAGTCGCTGAAGTGTTAACCTCTGTTGCTGTGCTTCAACAGCAGCCAATGCAGCAGCAGCTTCCTTCCCCAATATTCCCATGTTTGTTTTCAGGTCATGCAGTTTTGCTTCAGCTGCTTCAAATTTCATGGCATTGTCAGCATTGCCTGGCGTTTCTCTTACTTTTGCCTGGCGCTTAGAAACTTCAATAGCCTGTCTAGGTTCAAAAGGCAGTATTTACAAGtcaaaataggaaaataaaatcATTAATTAATCATGCACTTAGACAAAGGAGATGAGAAACACCAAAAAAGGCAGGTGGCAAACGAAAGAGAAATTCTAAAATACCTGGGCTTCAGCTTCCTGTCGCATTCTGTCATAGCGTTGAGCTAGATGCCGGGCATCCTCCAATGGAGCTCCCACCACCATTGCTCTTAAGGGCTCTGCAACCTACTCAGCAATAAGCAAGACTTCAGTCACAGACTTTTAGGTCTAGTTGGAAGTATGCAGTGCATAAACAAACAATTGAGTCAGAATTAtaaatagagcaactaagtgAGTAGATGGATCTTATGTATTAAAACTAGTTTTATTCAAGATTGATCTCCCACCTAGTCTGCATATTTGTTTTCCATGAGATTTAGGTTCTCAAATCACATTCATATTTGGTGGAGCAGTTTATTTGGAAAAACTATACCATCACTGATGTGTCATATTTGAACCTAGCAATATATCAACAGAAATACTTGCTTGATGAACACAAACATAAATTTCCATACATACACATACATACAAACAAACATATTGACACGCAATATGTACCTGTGTTCCAAAAGCTTTCAGTAAGTTTCCATGTTCCTTCTCCATTTGAGCTCGGGCTCTTGCGAAATTTAGTGCAGCTCTAGATAATGTGTTGCCACTCGTACATGTATTTTCTGCACCATATTTCCTACTATCTTCTGATAGCTTTGCCCCTGTCAAAATAAGATGTTTCGGAGTTGAATAACAATATCTTTCCATAAACTAACAACATTGAACTTCAATGAAACTTAAAAAGTTTCACTAACCAACATTACCTACCGATTTCAACTTGCTTTGATCCGGTAACAATATAACCTTCTACACCACGTACAATATCTCTTTGATAGTGCTGAAAAACACAAGGAGATTTCATTATTAGCGGAGGATGAAGAACATTAACTGAGATGCAAGCAGAGAGTTAGCGTAGGGGAAACAAAACCTTCCCCGCACGTGTCGATATATAAAGCTTCTCAAGTCTCTGATGTAGCTGGAGTTCTGCCTCATCAGCGACCAAATTATCTGAACCGCCATACCACTGTTTCAGAACAGCCTAAATAGCAAGAAATCATGAGTTATAAAGAATAACAAACGAGGCAAGCATAAACAACGAGCAATGAAAACCTACTGAAAAGTATACAACGCGTAGTGATTTTGAAATCTACTGCTGAATTGAATGCAAATGTAACGGTGCTAGCTCAAAATTTATTTCAACGAGATTTCTTAATTGAGTTCCACAATGCAATCGCGCAATTCGAATAGATCCAAAACATGAGGTTAATCTATTAATGAGAATGATAATTACAATCTCGCAACGAAAATCAGAGGCGAACATCATCGCGATGAGAGGAAAAACGAATGAGATTCATTACAAATCGCATCGAGTGCGAGAAACAACGCGAACAAAACGAAACGAAACGAAACGAGATAAGATTCTCAGATTCAGATAGCGAATGGAAGGATCTAAACGAATTGATCGGGGAAAAGATCTGGTAAAGAACAGTGAAATAGAACCTGTTGTTGGCGAGCTACTTGTTCTCGAAGCTTCGAAGCTTGCTTTCTAATAGCATCCATTCAGATGCGAAAATGGAATTGAAATGAATCTCGGTCTCGTTTTCCGGCGCTGCAACAAACAATAACAAAAACAATCACTCTCCACCACCACGCTAAACAGTTTTGTTTGTGTAGAGCAGAGGAGAGAAGACAGAGAGCATAAGCTTTTTCAAATTTCTCAACCACCAacactatttttttctttctattggtCTGTGTCTTAAGTTGCTTATTTCGAGAACGATAACTTTTATATGCAATCATAATTATATGGTTCATACTTCATAGACAGGAGACATGGGTGAGGTTAGTAGAGACTCCAGACGAGTCAGAATATTAGTTTGGGTTGggaaaacttttttattttatttttttataaaattttaaataaaaaatattttacaaacaaaataaatttacctttaattttttttaaatatattttttttcctNNNNNNNNNNNNNNNNNNNNNNNNNNNNNNNNNNNNNNNNNNNNNNNNNNNNNNNNNNNNNNNNNNNNNNNNNNNNNNNNNNNNNNNNNNNNNNNNNNNNNNNNNNNNNNNNNNNNNNNNNNNNNNNNNNNNNNNNNNNNNNNNNNNNNNNNNNNNNNNNNNNNNNNNNNNNNNNNNNNNNNNNNNNNNNNNNNNNNNNNNNNNNNNNNNNNNNNNNNNNNNNNNNNNNNNNNNNNNNNNNNNNNNNNNNNNNNNNNNNNNNNNNNNNNNNNNNNNNNNNNNNNNNNNNNNNNNNNNNNNNNNNNNNNNNNNNNNNNNNNNNNNNNNNNNNNNNNNNNNNNNNNNNNNNNNNNNNNNNNNNNNNNNNNNNNNNNNNNNNNNNNNNNNNNNNNNNNNNNNNNNNNNNNNNNNNNNNNNNNNNNNNNNNNNNNNNNNNNNNNNNNNNNNNNNNNNNNNNNNNNNNNNNNNNNNNNNNNNNNNNNNNNNNNNNNNNNNNNNNNNNNNNNNNNNNNNNNNNNNNNNNNNNNNNNNNNNNNNNNNNNNNNNNNNNNNNNNNNNNNNNNNNNNNNNNNNNNNNNNNNNN contains the following coding sequences:
- the LOC107628845 gene encoding squalene synthase — protein: MGSLGAIMKHPDDLYPLLKLKMAAKKAEKQIPPEPHWRFCYTMLHKVSRSFALVIQQLGTDLRNAVCIFYLVLRALDTVEDDTSIDTDVKVPILIAFHNHIYDRDWHFSCGTNNYKVLMDQFHHVSTAFLELGKGYQEAIEDITKRMGAGMAKFICKEVETIDDYDEYCHYVAGLVGLGLSKLFHASGSEDLAPDDLSNSMGLFLQKANIMRDYLEDINEIPKSRMFWPRQIWSKYVNKLEELKYPENSIKAVQCLNDMVTNALMHAEDSLKYMSALRDLAIFRFCAIPQIMAIGTIALCYNNIEVFRGVVKMRRGLTAKVIDRTKTMADVYGAFFDFACILESKVDKNDPNATKTLSRLQSIQKTCRESGLLSKRKSYIVNGNGYSSTMIFILIITFSILFAYLSANRQNI
- the LOC107628844 gene encoding SH3 domain-containing protein 2, whose product is MDAIRKQASKLREQVARQQQAVLKQWYGGSDNLVADEAELQLHQRLEKLYISTRAGKHYQRDIVRGVEGYIVTGSKQVEIGAKLSEDSRKYGAENTCTSGNTLSRAALNFARARAQMEKEHGNLLKAFGTQVAEPLRAMVVGAPLEDARHLAQRYDRMRQEAEAQAIEVSKRQAKVRETPGNADNAMKFEAAEAKLHDLKTNMGILGKEAAAALAAVEAQQQRLTLQRLIAMVEAERAYHQIVLQILDQLEGEMISERHRIEAAPAPAPSVDESMPPPPSYEEANGVYASQASNGSTDSMGYFLGEVLFPYSAVSEVELNLSVGDYVVVRKVTNNGWAEGECKGKAGWFPFSYIERRERVLASKVAEVF